From Deinococcus sp. Marseille-Q6407, one genomic window encodes:
- a CDS encoding helix-turn-helix domain-containing protein codes for MTLETQYKTLPKLLKISEVADFTCTHERTVRRWIRDGRLRAVEAPEGLRVHRRALWRFLGLDLELSA; via the coding sequence ATGACGCTTGAAACCCAGTACAAGACCCTGCCCAAGTTGCTCAAAATCAGCGAGGTGGCCGATTTCACCTGCACCCACGAACGCACCGTTCGCCGCTGGATTCGTGACGGCCGCCTGCGGGCGGTAGAAGCTCCAGAGGGCCTGCGGGTTCACCGCCGCGCACTCTGGCGCTTCCTGGGCCTGGACCTTGAACTGAGTGCCTGA
- a CDS encoding alpha/beta fold hydrolase produces MTLQEQNDRLTLDGRTWAVRWLRHPPGGPADTLTPLVFLHDSLGCTATWRDFPQALAAAAGRHALVYDRLGYGQSDPFDRPRTRDYLIHEAQGVLPALLDAAGVRQAVLFGHSDGATIALLAAALCPQRVSAVITEGGHIFNEDVTRRGVAAAARAYTETDIAARLVKYHGDRVDALYRAWTDTWLSDEYRDWTVEPLMNRIQAPLLLMQGRGDEFGTLAQV; encoded by the coding sequence GTGACTCTGCAGGAACAGAATGACCGGCTGACGCTGGACGGCCGGACCTGGGCCGTGCGCTGGCTGCGTCACCCTCCCGGCGGGCCGGCCGACACTCTGACCCCGCTGGTCTTCCTGCACGACTCGCTGGGTTGCACGGCGACCTGGCGCGATTTTCCGCAGGCGCTGGCCGCCGCGGCAGGCCGGCACGCGCTGGTATATGACCGGCTGGGCTACGGGCAGTCGGACCCTTTCGACCGGCCCCGGACCCGCGACTACCTGATCCATGAGGCACAGGGAGTGCTGCCAGCCCTGCTGGACGCGGCTGGCGTGCGGCAAGCGGTCCTGTTCGGTCACAGCGACGGGGCCACCATTGCGCTGCTGGCCGCTGCTCTCTGCCCGCAGCGGGTGAGCGCCGTGATCACTGAAGGCGGGCACATCTTCAACGAGGACGTGACCCGGCGTGGAGTGGCCGCCGCCGCCCGTGCCTATACCGAAACCGATATCGCGGCGCGGCTGGTCAAGTACCACGGCGACCGAGTAGACGCCCTCTACCGCGCCTGGACCGACACCTGGCTGTCGGACGAGTACCGCGACTGGACGGTAGAACCGCTGATGAACCGGATTCAGGCGCCGCTGCTGTTGATGCAGGGGCGGGGTGACGAGTTCGGCACGCTGGCGCAGGTCTAG
- a CDS encoding PLP-dependent aminotransferase family protein: protein MTSATLPRTQVVNLALGYPADSLLPHAVFEQAAQHRFSQGDPYFLQYGDEWGDPGLRRELSAFLTRHYGFEVPAEELMIAAGISGGLDIACTMLARPGQTIIVEEDTYYAAPDVMRSHGLTVIPAPMDHDGLEPAALEALVQQHRPRLVYTIPSHHNPTGLTQSRERREALVALAERYDFYLVADEVYQLLSYGVTPPPPYSAYVGGGRVVSLGTFSKILAPGLRVGWIHARRDLLEHLVTNPTLQSAGGTNPIGSSLVRSVLELGLLDRYLGDIVDTFGARAAAMAESLRAPAFAECEFQEPHGGYFLWLRLPAGMTAEALGPLARERGVVFKPGDIFSVDGHSADHVRLCFAFNDEDQIRVGIERLGQAIADLQSRKAESDSAGTE, encoded by the coding sequence ATGACTTCAGCCACGCTGCCCCGGACCCAGGTCGTCAATCTGGCCCTGGGCTACCCCGCCGACTCTTTGCTGCCGCACGCCGTATTCGAGCAGGCCGCCCAGCACCGCTTCTCGCAGGGTGATCCCTACTTTCTGCAGTACGGCGACGAGTGGGGTGACCCGGGCCTGCGCCGCGAGCTCTCCGCTTTTCTGACCCGGCACTACGGCTTTGAGGTGCCGGCAGAGGAACTGATGATTGCGGCCGGCATTTCGGGCGGGCTGGATATCGCCTGCACCATGTTGGCCCGGCCCGGACAGACGATCATCGTGGAGGAAGACACTTACTACGCGGCGCCCGACGTGATGCGCAGCCACGGCCTGACGGTGATTCCGGCCCCGATGGACCATGACGGCCTGGAACCTGCGGCGCTGGAAGCCCTGGTGCAGCAGCACCGGCCCCGGCTGGTGTACACCATTCCGTCACACCACAACCCCACCGGCCTGACCCAGAGCCGCGAGCGCCGCGAGGCCCTGGTGGCCCTGGCCGAACGCTACGACTTTTACCTCGTGGCCGACGAGGTGTATCAGCTGCTCAGCTACGGGGTCACGCCACCGCCGCCTTACTCGGCGTATGTGGGCGGCGGCCGGGTGGTGTCGCTGGGCACCTTTTCCAAGATTCTGGCGCCGGGCCTGCGGGTGGGCTGGATTCATGCCCGCCGCGACCTGCTGGAGCATCTGGTGACCAACCCCACCTTGCAGAGCGCCGGGGGCACCAACCCTATCGGCTCCTCGCTGGTGCGCTCGGTGCTGGAACTGGGCCTGCTGGACCGTTACCTGGGCGACATCGTGGACACGTTCGGTGCCCGCGCCGCTGCCATGGCCGAGAGCCTACGGGCCCCGGCTTTTGCCGAGTGCGAATTTCAGGAGCCGCACGGCGGGTATTTCCTGTGGCTGCGGCTGCCGGCCGGCATGACGGCGGAGGCACTGGGGCCGCTGGCCCGCGAACGCGGGGTCGTCTTCAAGCCGGGCGACATCTTCTCGGTGGACGGCCACTCTGCCGACCATGTCCGGCTGTGCTTTGCCTTTAACGACGAGGACCAGATTCGTGTGGGCATTGAACGGCTGGGACAGGCCATCGCTGACCTGCAGTCCCGGAAGGCCGAAAGTGACTCTGCAGGAACAGAATGA
- a CDS encoding amino acid ABC transporter ATP-binding protein, whose protein sequence is MIDVRGLNKWYGDHHVLKDVDMQVQPGQKVVIVGPSGSGKSTLIRCINRLEEFQQGDIVVNGHRLTEAHNLPLVRREVGMVFQSFNLFPHMSVLDNVTLAPRKLRGLSDVQARERAAALLERVGIAEQAGKFPPQLSGGQQQRVAIARALAMQPQVMLFDEPTSALDPEVVGEVLDVMRGLAEEGMTMIVVTHEMGFAREVADRVVFMDRGELLEDLPPAEFFGAPRLERTQNFLSRVLNH, encoded by the coding sequence ATCATTGACGTCCGTGGCCTGAACAAGTGGTATGGAGACCATCACGTCCTGAAAGACGTGGACATGCAGGTGCAGCCGGGGCAGAAGGTCGTGATCGTGGGGCCTTCGGGCTCGGGCAAATCCACCCTGATTCGCTGCATCAACCGGCTGGAGGAATTCCAGCAGGGCGACATCGTGGTCAACGGCCACCGCCTGACCGAAGCGCACAACCTGCCACTGGTGCGCCGCGAGGTGGGGATGGTTTTCCAGAGCTTCAACCTGTTTCCCCACATGAGCGTGCTGGACAACGTGACGCTGGCGCCGCGCAAGCTGCGGGGGCTCTCGGACGTTCAGGCACGCGAGCGGGCGGCCGCGCTGCTGGAACGGGTCGGTATTGCCGAGCAGGCGGGCAAGTTTCCTCCGCAGCTCTCGGGCGGTCAGCAGCAGCGGGTGGCGATTGCCCGCGCCCTGGCGATGCAGCCGCAGGTGATGCTGTTCGACGAACCCACCTCGGCCCTCGATCCGGAAGTGGTGGGCGAGGTGCTGGACGTGATGCGCGGCCTGGCCGAAGAAGGCATGACCATGATCGTGGTGACCCACGAGATGGGCTTTGCCCGCGAGGTGGCCGACCGGGTGGTGTTCATGGACCGGGGCGAGCTGCTTGAGGACCTGCCGCCGGCCGAGTTCTTCGGGGCGCCCCGGTTGGAGCGGACCCAGAACTTCCTCAGCCGCGTGCTGAACCACTGA
- a CDS encoding amino acid ABC transporter permease produces MDFQLIANNLPYLLQAAVLTIEVTAISLVAGTVLGTLLALARLSPIKPLSWLATAYIELIRGTPLLVQIFLIYFGLPQVTGVNMDPFPAGVLAFSLNSAAYVAEIMRSGIQGVPLGQTEASLSLGFSPRDTMRYIVLPQAFRRVLPPLVNEALNLLKNTSLLSSIALVELTRAGQIVASRTYKPFEMYLAIALVYLAMTLVLSFLSTRLERRWGAGERR; encoded by the coding sequence ATGGATTTTCAGTTAATCGCCAACAACCTGCCTTATCTGCTTCAGGCGGCTGTTCTCACCATCGAAGTCACGGCCATCTCCTTGGTGGCCGGGACCGTTCTGGGAACCCTGCTGGCCCTGGCGCGGCTGTCCCCTATCAAGCCGCTGTCGTGGCTGGCGACCGCCTATATTGAACTGATTCGCGGCACGCCGCTGCTGGTGCAGATTTTCCTGATTTATTTCGGCCTGCCGCAGGTGACCGGTGTCAATATGGACCCGTTTCCGGCCGGGGTGCTGGCCTTCTCGCTGAACTCGGCGGCTTATGTGGCCGAGATCATGCGTTCGGGCATTCAGGGCGTGCCGCTCGGGCAGACCGAAGCGTCGCTGTCGCTGGGCTTCTCCCCGCGCGACACCATGCGCTATATCGTGCTGCCGCAGGCGTTCCGGCGGGTGCTGCCGCCGCTGGTCAACGAGGCCCTCAACCTGCTGAAGAACACTTCGCTGCTCTCCTCTATCGCCCTGGTCGAACTGACCCGCGCCGGGCAGATCGTGGCCTCGCGCACCTACAAGCCGTTCGAGATGTACCTGGCGATTGCGCTGGTGTACCTTGCCATGACGCTGGTGCTGAGCTTCCTCTCAACCCGTCTGGAGCGGCGCTGGGGCGCGGGTGAGCGCAGGTGA
- a CDS encoding basic amino acid ABC transporter substrate-binding protein has translation MKYLSAVLPLMMLGTLSLSACTKQETKTTSTTQTTASQSTTATTAPAGGGTCMDKIRKDGLRVITSPDYPPYESTNEQNQIVGFDVDLVNALAKEIGIEAKFTGQGFDGLIPSLIANRADLIAAGLTKTEERAKSVSFSDPYEETKNVIVVSAKDTGINGPDTLKGKTVGVQLGTVQADMAAKIDGADVRTFNLFSEALAALKAGQIDSMIVDAPAGDNYVKANKDVKLAGQMDGGNKALATRLECTDLVAELNAALATVQQNGQMKQIHDKWFNTQAK, from the coding sequence ATGAAATATCTATCAGCTGTTTTGCCCCTGATGATGCTGGGGACCCTGTCCCTGAGCGCCTGCACCAAGCAGGAAACCAAGACCACCTCGACCACACAGACTACCGCCAGTCAGAGCACCACGGCCACCACCGCGCCCGCAGGCGGCGGCACCTGCATGGACAAGATCCGCAAGGACGGCCTGCGCGTGATCACCAGCCCGGACTACCCGCCTTACGAATCCACCAACGAGCAGAACCAGATCGTGGGCTTCGATGTGGACTTGGTCAACGCTCTGGCCAAGGAAATCGGCATCGAGGCTAAATTCACCGGGCAGGGCTTCGACGGCCTGATTCCTTCCCTGATCGCGAACCGCGCCGACCTGATTGCCGCGGGCCTGACCAAGACCGAGGAGCGCGCCAAGTCGGTGTCGTTCAGCGATCCTTATGAAGAAACCAAGAACGTGATCGTGGTGTCGGCCAAGGACACTGGCATCAACGGCCCCGACACCCTCAAGGGCAAGACGGTGGGCGTGCAGCTGGGCACCGTACAGGCCGACATGGCTGCCAAGATCGACGGCGCCGACGTGCGCACCTTCAACCTGTTCAGCGAAGCGCTGGCGGCCCTCAAGGCCGGTCAAATCGATTCAATGATCGTGGACGCCCCGGCTGGCGACAACTATGTCAAGGCCAACAAGGACGTGAAGCTGGCCGGTCAGATGGACGGTGGCAACAAGGCCCTGGCGACCCGCCTGGAATGCACCGACCTGGTGGCTGAACTGAACGCTGCGCTGGCGACCGTGCAGCAAAACGGCCAGATGAAGCAGATCCACGACAAGTGGTTCAACACCCAGGCGAAGTAA
- a CDS encoding prepilin peptidase, with amino-acid sequence MELLPLPIILLIALVFGLLIGSFTNVLIWRLPRGESISFPPSHCPNCDHPLAPKDLVPVFSWLSLGGKCRYCGAPIKPRYPVIELISGVAYALIAYFYPPAAYGLGTLGLMLLFTILLAGSAIDLDTYTIPDELTLPGVALGLGFAALAGTGLAGTGVAETGVAGGGLPTLPKALPEALAGALTGAGLLMTIDLIGSWVLRRFRERQYPDAPIGHQQIALALLVGAWAGPLWGLGAALLSAAVNAAARRVVRVPELLTLGGALLSLALGANFGRDPLGMVNGALQGAGAAALIAGLYWWIQYAFVQKQSGETEAEEDAPFDPSAMGFGDVKLAGVIGAFLGVSGVLVSIGVAIFAGAILGLLQMALKSENRLKFGPYLAIGAVVAMLWGNHLVAWYRGLLGL; translated from the coding sequence GTGGAACTCCTGCCCCTGCCCATCATCCTGCTCATCGCCCTGGTGTTCGGGCTGCTGATCGGGTCCTTTACCAACGTGCTGATCTGGCGGCTGCCGCGCGGCGAGAGCATTTCCTTTCCGCCCAGCCACTGCCCCAACTGTGACCACCCGCTGGCCCCGAAAGACCTGGTGCCGGTCTTTTCCTGGCTGAGCCTGGGCGGGAAGTGCCGCTACTGCGGGGCGCCCATTAAGCCGCGCTATCCGGTGATAGAGCTGATTTCGGGCGTGGCCTACGCCCTGATCGCCTACTTCTATCCGCCGGCCGCTTACGGACTGGGCACCTTGGGATTGATGCTGCTGTTCACCATCCTGCTGGCCGGCAGCGCGATTGACCTGGATACCTATACCATTCCCGACGAGCTGACGCTGCCGGGCGTGGCGCTGGGGCTGGGCTTTGCCGCGCTGGCTGGAACGGGGCTGGCCGGGACGGGAGTGGCTGAAACAGGAGTGGCAGGAGGCGGCCTGCCGACCCTGCCCAAAGCGCTGCCCGAAGCGCTGGCCGGGGCGCTCACCGGCGCCGGGCTGCTGATGACCATTGACCTGATCGGGTCGTGGGTGCTGCGGCGCTTCCGCGAGCGGCAGTATCCGGATGCACCGATCGGGCACCAGCAGATTGCGCTGGCGCTGCTGGTCGGGGCCTGGGCCGGGCCGCTGTGGGGCCTGGGCGCGGCGCTGCTCTCGGCGGCAGTCAATGCGGCGGCGCGGCGGGTGGTACGTGTGCCGGAACTGCTGACCCTGGGTGGGGCGCTGCTCAGCCTGGCACTGGGGGCGAACTTCGGGCGCGACCCGCTGGGCATGGTCAATGGGGCGCTCCAGGGCGCAGGTGCAGCGGCGCTGATTGCCGGGCTGTACTGGTGGATTCAGTACGCCTTCGTTCAGAAGCAGAGCGGCGAAACGGAGGCCGAGGAAGACGCCCCTTTCGACCCCAGTGCGATGGGCTTCGGGGACGTGAAGCTGGCCGGCGTGATCGGCGCTTTCCTAGGCGTGAGCGGCGTGCTGGTCAGCATCGGCGTGGCGATCTTTGCAGGGGCCATCCTGGGGCTACTGCAAATGGCGCTGAAGTCCGAAAACCGCCTGAAGTTCGGCCCTTACCTGGCCATTGGTGCCGTGGTCGCCATGCTATGGGGCAATCACCTGGTGGCGTGGTACCGGGGCCTGCTGGGCCTCTGA
- a CDS encoding arginase, producing MLLSIDWDAYSGTRELVFDAPIWGTADRDADRLERWRERARKRSQQRGGSGAGWDALADDFPLYPGWEALARYAGLPAFVTLSHADIWPLLERFGPGQEVLNIDSHHDLTSFSGDGIRLRPGNWAGLALGAGLAAHYECRYPLWHAELPVAEGFDLARTRAELEPLLPAEALARVKLTRSAALPDPAEVTALVLVQSPAWTNPAHDREFWELAGTLGAETLVSPLRRA from the coding sequence GTGCTGCTCTCCATAGACTGGGATGCCTATTCCGGCACCCGCGAGCTGGTGTTCGACGCGCCCATCTGGGGCACGGCCGACCGGGACGCTGACCGGCTGGAGCGCTGGCGTGAGCGGGCCCGGAAGCGCAGCCAGCAGCGTGGCGGCTCCGGCGCCGGCTGGGACGCCCTGGCCGACGATTTCCCGCTGTACCCTGGCTGGGAAGCTCTGGCACGGTACGCGGGCCTGCCGGCTTTCGTGACCCTCTCGCACGCCGATATCTGGCCTTTGCTGGAGCGCTTTGGGCCGGGGCAGGAGGTGCTGAATATAGACAGCCACCATGACCTGACTTCCTTCAGCGGCGACGGCATCCGCCTGCGCCCCGGCAACTGGGCCGGGCTGGCACTGGGGGCCGGGCTGGCCGCGCACTATGAATGCCGCTATCCCCTCTGGCACGCGGAGTTGCCGGTGGCCGAGGGCTTTGACCTGGCCCGCACCCGCGCTGAGCTGGAACCGCTGCTGCCCGCCGAGGCGCTGGCGCGGGTGAAGCTGACCCGCTCGGCCGCGCTGCCAGACCCCGCCGAAGTCACCGCGCTGGTACTGGTGCAGTCGCCGGCCTGGACCAACCCGGCCCATGACCGGGAGTTCTGGGAACTGGCCGGGACGCTGGGGGCCGAAACGCTCGTCTCGCCGCTGCGGCGGGCCTGA
- a CDS encoding PIG-L deacetylase family protein, with amino-acid sequence MTAEHTDTPRLKLLLIVPHPDDEVYGAGGTIMEFEEAGHSCGLVTLTRGNAGRNLGLCDTPEQLAEMREVELSACLDVLDITVHEQHSYPDRELKSCDLAELTEVAREAIERYQPEIVLTFPPNGSNGHPDHTTTHQAVKAAWDSLPEGERPALWYYAGTSAPEDDSLLPAWLPANLRRDVSRFVTRKLKAIGCHRTQALSSVDFIRKFPERITEETFYVVGQGDQGAAAHA; translated from the coding sequence ATGACTGCCGAACACACCGACACCCCCCGCCTGAAACTGCTGTTGATCGTGCCGCACCCCGACGACGAGGTGTATGGCGCGGGCGGCACCATCATGGAATTCGAGGAGGCGGGGCACAGCTGCGGCCTGGTCACCCTGACCCGGGGCAACGCCGGGCGCAACCTGGGCCTGTGCGACACGCCCGAGCAGCTGGCCGAGATGCGCGAGGTGGAGCTGAGCGCCTGCCTGGACGTGCTGGACATCACCGTGCACGAGCAGCACAGTTACCCCGACCGGGAACTGAAGAGCTGTGACCTGGCCGAGCTGACCGAGGTGGCCCGCGAGGCCATTGAGCGCTACCAGCCGGAAATCGTGCTGACTTTCCCGCCCAACGGCTCCAACGGCCACCCCGACCACACCACCACCCACCAGGCGGTCAAAGCGGCCTGGGACAGCCTGCCGGAAGGCGAGCGGCCTGCCCTGTGGTACTACGCCGGCACCAGCGCCCCCGAGGACGATTCGCTGCTGCCTGCCTGGCTGCCGGCCAACCTGAGGCGCGACGTGAGCCGCTTCGTGACCCGCAAGCTGAAGGCCATCGGCTGCCACCGCACCCAGGCACTGAGCAGCGTGGACTTTATCCGCAAGTTCCCCGAACGCATCACCGAGGAAACGTTCTACGTGGTGGGCCAGGGCGATCAAGGCGCAGCAGCCCACGCCTAA
- the scpA gene encoding methylmalonyl-CoA mutase — translation MTDSAPKRPALQDWQALATKDLRGESPEKLNRLTAEGLTLKPLYTAADVEGLETDTLPGFSPFTRGPRATMYAARPWTIRQYAGFSTAEESNAFYRRNLAAGQKGLSVAFDLATHRGYDSDHPRVVGDVGKAGVAIDSVEDMKILFDGIPLDQMSVSMTMNGAVLPVLAGFIVAGEEQGVPRSQLSGTIQNDILKEFMVRNTYIYPPEPSMRIIADIIAYTASEMPRFNSISISGYHLQEAGANAALELAYTLSDGLEYVKAALQSGLDVDAFAPRLSFFFAIGMNFYTEVAKLRAARLLWDEIMSQFEPKNPQSRMLRTHCQTSGWSLTEQDPYNNVVRTAVEAMAAVFGGTQSLHTNAFDEAIGLPTDFSARIARNTQLIIQEETGVTDVVDPWGGSYLMERLTHDLADKARELMREVEELGGMAKAIEQGIPKLRIEESAARKQARIDRGQDVIVGVNKYRLDRDDSAYEVLDIDNAVVRDSQIARLQKLKAERDSARVEETLSALREAARSGEGNLLALSVEAMRARATLGEVSSALEDVWGRHQAEVQTLSGVYAQGYEGVDEFSELQAEISAFAEAEGRRPRILVAKMGQDGHDRGAKVIATGFADLGFDVDVSPLFQTPEEAARQAIENDVYIVGVSSQAAGHKTLIPQLIAALKAEGAGDILVIAGGVIPQQDYQALYDAGVVGIFGPGTPILSAARDTLRLLTARQTQPA, via the coding sequence ATGACCGATTCCGCACCCAAGCGCCCCGCCCTGCAAGACTGGCAGGCGCTCGCCACCAAGGACCTGCGCGGCGAAAGCCCCGAGAAACTGAACCGGCTGACTGCCGAAGGGCTGACCCTCAAGCCGCTGTATACCGCTGCCGACGTAGAAGGCCTGGAAACCGATACTCTGCCGGGTTTCTCGCCGTTTACCCGTGGGCCCCGCGCCACCATGTACGCGGCCCGGCCCTGGACCATCAGGCAATACGCCGGCTTTTCCACCGCCGAGGAGTCCAACGCCTTTTACCGCCGCAACCTGGCCGCCGGACAAAAGGGCCTCAGCGTGGCTTTTGACCTCGCTACCCACCGCGGCTACGACTCGGACCACCCCCGCGTGGTGGGCGACGTGGGCAAGGCCGGCGTGGCGATCGATTCGGTAGAGGACATGAAAATCCTCTTCGACGGTATTCCGCTGGACCAGATGTCGGTTTCCATGACCATGAACGGCGCGGTGCTGCCGGTGCTGGCCGGCTTCATCGTGGCCGGCGAGGAACAGGGGGTGCCCAGAAGCCAGCTTTCGGGCACTATCCAGAACGACATCCTCAAGGAATTCATGGTGCGCAACACTTATATCTACCCGCCGGAGCCGTCCATGCGCATCATTGCCGACATCATCGCCTACACCGCCAGCGAGATGCCGCGCTTTAATTCCATCTCCATTTCGGGCTACCACCTGCAGGAAGCCGGCGCCAACGCTGCGCTGGAGCTGGCCTATACCCTCTCCGACGGGCTGGAGTACGTCAAGGCGGCGCTGCAAAGTGGGCTGGACGTGGACGCTTTTGCGCCGCGCCTGAGCTTCTTTTTTGCTATCGGCATGAACTTCTACACCGAAGTCGCCAAGTTGCGTGCCGCCCGGCTGCTGTGGGACGAGATCATGAGCCAGTTTGAGCCCAAAAACCCTCAGAGCCGGATGCTGCGTACCCACTGCCAGACCTCCGGCTGGTCACTGACCGAGCAGGATCCCTACAACAACGTGGTGCGCACGGCGGTCGAGGCGATGGCGGCGGTGTTCGGCGGCACCCAGAGCCTGCACACCAACGCTTTTGATGAGGCAATCGGCCTGCCCACCGACTTCAGCGCCCGGATTGCCCGCAATACCCAGCTGATCATTCAAGAAGAAACTGGCGTGACCGACGTGGTGGACCCCTGGGGCGGCAGCTACCTGATGGAGCGCCTGACCCACGATCTGGCTGACAAAGCCCGCGAGCTGATGCGCGAGGTGGAGGAGCTGGGCGGCATGGCCAAAGCCATCGAGCAGGGCATTCCCAAGCTGCGAATCGAGGAATCGGCGGCGCGCAAGCAGGCCCGGATCGACCGCGGACAGGACGTGATCGTGGGCGTCAACAAGTACCGCCTGGACCGAGACGACAGCGCCTACGAGGTCCTGGACATCGACAACGCGGTGGTGCGCGATTCGCAGATTGCCCGCCTGCAGAAGCTCAAGGCTGAGCGCGATTCGGCGCGGGTGGAGGAAACCCTCAGTGCCCTGCGTGAAGCGGCCCGCAGCGGCGAGGGCAACCTGCTGGCCCTCAGCGTGGAAGCGATGCGGGCGCGGGCCACCCTGGGCGAGGTGTCGAGTGCCCTGGAAGACGTGTGGGGCCGTCACCAGGCAGAAGTGCAGACCCTCAGCGGCGTGTACGCGCAGGGCTACGAGGGGGTGGACGAATTCAGCGAACTGCAGGCGGAAATCAGTGCTTTCGCTGAGGCAGAAGGCCGCCGCCCACGCATCCTGGTGGCCAAAATGGGCCAGGACGGCCACGACCGGGGCGCCAAAGTGATTGCTACCGGCTTTGCCGACCTGGGCTTCGATGTGGACGTGTCTCCCCTGTTTCAGACTCCCGAGGAAGCCGCGCGGCAGGCCATTGAGAACGACGTATACATCGTGGGTGTGAGCAGCCAGGCGGCCGGGCACAAGACCCTGATTCCGCAGCTGATTGCGGCGCTGAAGGCGGAAGGCGCCGGCGACATTCTGGTGATCGCCGGCGGCGTGATTCCGCAGCAGGACTACCAAGCACTGTATGACGCGGGTGTGGTGGGTATCTTCGGCCCTGGCACCCCGATTCTCAGCGCAGCGCGGGATACCCTGCGGCTGCTGACCGCCCGGCAGACCCAGCCGGCCTGA
- a CDS encoding glutamate synthase subunit beta, producing MSKITGFLEQGRVPEHYAPAGERVAYSKEFIRPLTAQEAQLQAVRCMDCGIPFCNSGCPVHNIIPDFNNLVYQDDWREALENLHSTNNFPEFTGRACPAPCESACVLNIADDPVGIKSIELAIIERGWQEGWVRPEPPEQQTGRTVAVVGSGPAGLAAAQQLARAGHSVTVFEKNDRIGGLLRYGIPDFKMEKHHIDRRISQMEAEGVVFRPGVVVGEREASERYRSGGVVDLSSDVVTSAELQEQFDAVLLAGGAENPREMEIPGRDLSGIHHAMEFLTAHNRSVAGDAVAGAPSAQGKQVVVIGGGDTGSDCIGTSHRQGAAGVTQFIRRPELPGQDPLLTWPDMPMTVAFSSSHEEGGERAFATVPKEFVGEGGRVTGVRTVQADLQQGQLVEVPGTERMYPADLVLLAIGFDRPVTHLLEAFGVAQDLRGNAQAGDDEVSGYLTSTPGVFAAGDIRRGASLIVWAIREGRQAARAIDQFLMGESRLPR from the coding sequence ATGAGCAAGATCACTGGATTTCTGGAACAGGGCCGGGTTCCTGAGCACTATGCTCCGGCCGGGGAACGCGTCGCCTACAGCAAGGAATTTATCCGCCCGCTGACGGCGCAGGAAGCCCAGCTGCAGGCGGTGCGCTGCATGGACTGCGGTATTCCCTTTTGCAACAGCGGCTGCCCGGTTCACAACATCATCCCCGACTTCAACAATCTGGTGTATCAGGACGACTGGCGCGAGGCGCTGGAAAACCTGCACAGCACTAACAATTTTCCCGAATTCACCGGCCGGGCCTGCCCGGCGCCCTGTGAGTCGGCCTGCGTACTGAACATCGCCGACGACCCGGTGGGCATCAAGTCCATCGAGCTGGCAATTATTGAGCGCGGCTGGCAGGAAGGCTGGGTGCGCCCCGAGCCGCCCGAGCAGCAGACCGGCCGCACGGTGGCGGTGGTGGGCAGCGGTCCTGCCGGCCTGGCCGCCGCGCAGCAACTGGCCCGCGCCGGCCACAGCGTGACGGTGTTCGAGAAGAACGACCGCATTGGTGGACTGCTGCGCTACGGTATTCCCGATTTCAAGATGGAAAAGCACCACATTGACCGCCGCATCAGCCAGATGGAAGCGGAGGGCGTCGTCTTCCGGCCCGGCGTGGTGGTGGGAGAGCGTGAGGCTTCTGAGCGCTACCGCAGCGGCGGCGTGGTGGACCTCAGCAGCGACGTGGTGACGTCCGCTGAACTGCAAGAACAATTCGACGCGGTGCTGCTGGCCGGCGGCGCCGAGAACCCCCGCGAGATGGAGATTCCGGGCCGTGACCTGAGCGGCATTCATCACGCGATGGAATTCCTGACTGCCCACAACCGCAGCGTGGCCGGCGACGCGGTGGCCGGCGCACCCTCGGCGCAGGGCAAGCAGGTGGTGGTGATCGGTGGGGGCGACACCGGCAGCGACTGTATCGGCACCAGCCACCGCCAGGGCGCAGCCGGCGTGACGCAGTTCATCCGCCGGCCCGAGCTCCCCGGACAGGACCCGCTGCTCACCTGGCCCGACATGCCGATGACAGTGGCCTTCAGCAGCAGCCATGAGGAAGGCGGCGAGCGCGCCTTTGCCACCGTGCCCAAGGAATTCGTGGGCGAGGGCGGCCGGGTGACCGGGGTGCGGACTGTGCAGGCCGACCTGCAACAGGGGCAACTGGTGGAAGTGCCCGGCACCGAGCGAATGTACCCGGCCGATCTGGTGCTGCTGGCGATCGGGTTCGACCGCCCGGTGACGCACCTGCTGGAAGCCTTCGGAGTGGCGCAGGACCTGCGCGGCAACGCCCAGGCCGGCGACGATGAGGTCAGCGGCTACCTGACCAGCACGCCCGGCGTGTTCGCGGCCGGCGACATCCGGCGCGGCGCCTCGCTGATCGTGTGGGCCATCCGGGAAGGCCGGCAGGCCGCGCGCGCCATCGACCAGTTCCTGATGGGCGAAAGCCGCCTGCCGCGCTGA